The proteins below are encoded in one region of Streptomyces roseirectus:
- the kdpB gene encoding potassium-transporting ATPase subunit KdpB, with protein MTTRTKDHEDAMDQEDAMSTTALAPHQDTPSGRDSGQGRAGTGLFDPKQLLKSLPEAFRKLDPRVMVKSPVMFVVWIGSVLTTVFSFKDPTDWFGWTISGWLWLTVVFANLAEAVAEGRGKAQADTLRKAKIDTVARKVDGTQVPGTELKIGDLVVCEAGDVIPGDGDVVEGVASVDESAITGESAPVIRESGGDRSAVTGGTKVLSDRIVIKITTKPGETFIDRMINLVEGAARQKTPNEIALNILLASLTIVFLLACATLPPFATYAGTHLTMVVLVALLVCLIPTTIGALLSAIGIAGMDRLVQRNVLAMSGRAVEAAGDVSTLLLDKTGTITYGNRRAAEFVPVRGTTEAEVADAAQLSSLADETPEGRSIVVLAKEKYGLRERHQGELSHAEWIAFTAQTRMSGVDLDGRKVRKGATASVVAWVREQGGEVAADTQELTDRISQAGGTPLLVAVEDTHGARVLGVIHLKDVVKDGMRERFEELRRMGIRTVMITGDNPLTAKAIAEEAGVDDFLAEATPEDKMALIKREQAGGKLVAMTGDGTNDAPALAQADVGVAMNTGTSAAKEAGNMVDLDSDPTKLIEIVEIGKQLLITRGALTTFSIANDVAKYFAIIPALFAAVYPGLDKLNIMDLSSPNSAILSAVIFNALIIIALVPLSLKGVRYRPVSADKLLRRNLTVYGLGGLIAPFIGIKLIDLLLSLIPGIG; from the coding sequence ATGACGACTCGCACGAAGGACCACGAGGACGCGATGGACCAAGAGGACGCGATGTCCACCACCGCCCTCGCACCCCACCAGGACACCCCGAGCGGCCGGGACTCCGGTCAAGGCCGGGCAGGCACAGGGCTGTTCGACCCCAAGCAGTTGCTCAAGTCGCTGCCGGAGGCGTTCCGCAAGCTCGATCCGCGGGTGATGGTCAAGTCGCCCGTGATGTTCGTGGTGTGGATCGGCTCGGTCCTGACGACCGTCTTCTCCTTCAAGGACCCCACGGACTGGTTCGGTTGGACGATCAGCGGCTGGCTGTGGCTGACCGTCGTCTTCGCCAACCTCGCGGAGGCCGTCGCCGAGGGACGCGGCAAGGCGCAGGCGGACACGCTGCGCAAGGCCAAGATCGACACGGTCGCGCGCAAGGTCGACGGGACCCAAGTCCCGGGCACGGAGCTGAAGATCGGCGATCTCGTCGTCTGCGAGGCGGGCGACGTCATCCCCGGTGACGGCGACGTCGTCGAGGGGGTCGCCTCGGTCGACGAGTCGGCCATCACCGGTGAATCCGCCCCCGTCATCCGGGAGTCGGGCGGTGACCGGTCCGCCGTCACGGGCGGGACGAAGGTGCTCTCCGACCGGATCGTCATCAAGATCACGACGAAGCCCGGCGAGACCTTCATCGACCGGATGATCAACCTCGTCGAGGGCGCGGCCCGGCAGAAGACGCCCAACGAGATCGCGCTGAACATCCTGCTCGCCTCGCTGACCATCGTCTTCTTGCTCGCTTGCGCGACGCTGCCGCCGTTCGCGACCTACGCCGGTACGCACCTGACGATGGTCGTGCTGGTCGCCCTGCTGGTCTGCCTCATCCCCACGACCATCGGCGCCCTGCTCTCCGCGATCGGCATCGCGGGCATGGACCGGCTCGTCCAGCGCAACGTACTCGCCATGTCCGGCAGGGCGGTTGAGGCCGCCGGGGACGTCTCGACGCTGCTGCTCGACAAGACCGGCACCATCACCTACGGCAACCGCAGGGCGGCGGAGTTCGTGCCGGTGCGCGGGACGACCGAGGCCGAGGTCGCCGACGCCGCCCAGCTGTCGTCGCTGGCCGACGAGACCCCCGAGGGGCGCTCCATCGTCGTCCTCGCCAAGGAGAAGTACGGCCTGCGGGAGCGCCACCAGGGGGAGTTGAGCCACGCCGAGTGGATCGCGTTCACGGCGCAGACCCGTATGTCGGGTGTCGATCTGGACGGCCGCAAGGTGCGCAAGGGGGCAACGGCCTCCGTCGTCGCCTGGGTTCGTGAACAGGGTGGCGAAGTCGCCGCCGACACCCAGGAGTTGACCGACCGGATCTCCCAGGCCGGCGGTACCCCGCTCCTCGTCGCCGTCGAAGACACCCACGGCGCACGGGTGTTGGGCGTCATCCATCTCAAGGACGTCGTCAAGGACGGGATGCGGGAGCGGTTCGAGGAACTGCGCCGGATGGGCATCAGGACCGTGATGATCACGGGCGACAACCCGCTGACCGCCAAGGCGATCGCCGAGGAGGCCGGGGTGGACGACTTCCTCGCCGAGGCCACGCCCGAGGACAAGATGGCGCTGATCAAGCGCGAGCAGGCGGGCGGCAAGCTGGTCGCGATGACCGGCGACGGCACCAACGACGCCCCCGCGCTCGCCCAGGCGGACGTCGGCGTCGCGATGAACACGGGGACGTCGGCCGCGAAGGAGGCCGGCAACATGGTCGACCTCGACTCCGACCCGACCAAGCTCATCGAGATCGTCGAGATCGGCAAGCAACTCCTCATCACCCGGGGCGCGTTGACGACGTTCTCGATCGCCAACGACGTCGCGAAGTACTTCGCGATCATCCCGGCGCTGTTCGCGGCCGTCTACCCGGGCCTGGACAAGCTCAACATCATGGACCTGTCCTCGCCGAACTCCGCGATCCTGTCGGCCGTCATCTTCAACGCGCTGATCATCATCGCGCTCGTGCCGCTCTCCCTGAAGGGCGTGCGCTACCGGCCCGTCAGCGCCGACAAGTTGCTGCGCCGCAACCTGACGGTCTACGGACTCGGCGGGCTGATCGCGCCGTTCATCGGCATCAAACTCATCGACCTGCTCCTCTCGTTGATCCCCGGGATCGGGTGA